In one window of Opitutus sp. GAS368 DNA:
- a CDS encoding fumarylacetoacetate hydrolase family protein has product MKLIRHLTPTGPAWAALQPDGSARAVEGDILGSWRVTDKTVKPGKLLAPIAPAMIVCIGLNYAKHAAEGGKPPPERPVWFMKLPGAVVPSGDPIRLPAKQPSTKVDYEAELAIVLGQECRNATRANALDFVLGYTCANDVSARDWQRDFGGGQWNHAKSFDTFCPLGPVLVTRDEVPQPNALRIRSILNGQTMQDSNTADMIFDVPAIIEFLSADKTLPAGTLILTGTPEGVGFARNPPVWLKAGDTIVVEIEKIGTLTNPVIN; this is encoded by the coding sequence ATGAAACTGATTCGTCACCTTACTCCTACCGGCCCGGCCTGGGCGGCACTTCAACCCGACGGTTCCGCCCGCGCCGTCGAGGGCGACATCCTCGGCTCCTGGCGGGTGACGGACAAAACCGTCAAACCCGGCAAGCTTCTCGCGCCCATTGCGCCCGCGATGATTGTCTGCATCGGCCTTAACTACGCCAAGCATGCGGCCGAGGGCGGCAAGCCGCCGCCGGAGCGGCCCGTCTGGTTCATGAAGCTGCCCGGCGCCGTGGTGCCTTCGGGCGACCCGATCCGCCTGCCGGCGAAGCAGCCGAGCACCAAGGTGGATTACGAGGCCGAACTGGCCATCGTGCTCGGCCAGGAGTGTCGCAACGCTACCCGCGCCAACGCCCTCGACTTTGTGCTCGGTTACACCTGCGCCAACGATGTCAGCGCCCGCGACTGGCAGCGCGACTTCGGCGGCGGCCAGTGGAACCACGCCAAAAGCTTCGATACCTTCTGCCCGCTCGGTCCCGTGCTGGTGACCAGGGACGAAGTCCCGCAGCCCAACGCCCTGCGCATCCGCTCGATCCTCAACGGCCAGACGATGCAGGACTCGAACACGGCCGACATGATCTTCGACGTGCCGGCGATCATCGAGTTCCTCAGCGCCGACAAGACGCTGCCCGCCGGCACGCTCATCCTCACCGGCACGCCCGAGGGCGTCGGCTTCGCCCGCAACCCGCCGGTCTGGCTGAAGGCGGGCGATACGATTGTCGTCGAGATCGAGAAGATCGGCACGCTCACCAACCCGGTGATCAACTAA
- a CDS encoding cupin domain-containing protein — protein MKKINIAQLKWDPWKSPKGKFVQAGKNISGALGDVRRGWPKKGHPFNLELVKVPPGKPACPFHSHTTQWELYVIVSGTGTARCGKERHKVQAGDAFMHPPLEAHQLINTGKKDLVFYVVADNPPVDIFHYPDTGKWGIRPQGKFFRMTKADYWDGEE, from the coding sequence ATGAAAAAAATCAACATCGCCCAGCTGAAGTGGGATCCCTGGAAATCGCCCAAGGGCAAGTTCGTCCAGGCCGGCAAGAACATCTCCGGCGCCCTCGGCGACGTCCGCCGCGGCTGGCCGAAGAAGGGACATCCTTTCAACCTTGAGCTGGTGAAAGTGCCGCCCGGCAAGCCGGCGTGCCCGTTCCACTCCCATACGACGCAGTGGGAACTCTACGTGATCGTCAGCGGCACCGGCACGGCGCGCTGCGGCAAGGAGCGGCACAAGGTGCAAGCCGGCGACGCGTTCATGCACCCGCCGCTCGAGGCGCACCAGCTCATCAACACCGGAAAGAAGGATCTCGTCTTCTATGTCGTCGCCGACAACCCGCCGGTGGACATTTTCCATTACCCCGACACCGGCAAGTGGGGCATCCGGCCGCAGGGAAAATTCTTCCGCATGACCAAAGCCGATTACTGGGACGGCGAGGAATGA
- a CDS encoding PEP-CTERM sorting domain-containing protein, which translates to MKTTRVMLGSFFAVAALSAGLPLGAQTIQFITINRAQQMVQTDATTTSADPTVPFTFSAEVDGNSMTASSPLTAASVTFPNSTMQSLTAPNINNSQWKYNAGSYSSLGNLVTAFPSSTYTMSLTGDATHSSYTGTANITLTDPTVSLVATPLLTLTGGAGDGWSGGVYHLDPSHSLTITFNQVFTGSPVAHQGYHYDAAVFGSTNTSAIAQPSGFLHWDPTANAGAGAVAANTAPSFTISAGQLGYGGTYTLESHFDDIQAFTLGALGANAAAGLFEIRTQLTIQTAVPEPSTYAAIFGVVALASVMIRRRRRAAA; encoded by the coding sequence ATGAAAACGACGCGGGTAATGCTTGGTTCGTTTTTCGCGGTGGCGGCGCTGTCTGCCGGACTGCCGCTTGGCGCTCAGACGATTCAGTTCATCACTATTAACCGAGCGCAACAAATGGTGCAAACGGACGCCACCACCACCAGCGCGGATCCCACCGTGCCTTTCACTTTCAGCGCTGAGGTCGACGGCAATAGCATGACAGCGTCCAGTCCGTTGACTGCAGCCAGTGTGACGTTCCCGAACTCGACGATGCAAAGCCTTACAGCGCCCAACATAAATAATTCCCAATGGAAATATAATGCCGGTTCCTATTCGAGTCTCGGCAACCTTGTGACCGCTTTCCCGAGCAGCACGTATACCATGAGCCTGACCGGTGATGCCACGCATTCGTCCTATACCGGCACTGCGAACATAACCCTCACGGATCCAACCGTAAGTCTCGTTGCGACACCCCTGCTTACGTTGACCGGTGGCGCGGGTGATGGTTGGAGCGGGGGAGTGTATCACCTGGATCCGAGCCATTCGCTGACCATCACCTTCAATCAGGTATTCACCGGGTCCCCTGTTGCCCACCAGGGATACCATTATGACGCCGCCGTCTTTGGCTCGACGAATACTTCGGCCATAGCTCAACCCTCAGGGTTTTTGCATTGGGATCCCACGGCCAATGCTGGTGCCGGTGCCGTGGCGGCAAATACCGCGCCTTCGTTCACGATCAGCGCGGGACAACTGGGCTACGGCGGAACATACACGCTCGAATCCCACTTCGACGATATTCAAGCTTTCACCTTGGGCGCTTTGGGGGCCAACGCCGCTGCCGGCCTGTTCGAAATCAGGACGCAACTCACCATCCAGACCGCCGTCCCCGAGCCCTCGACCTATGCCGCGATCTTCGGCGTGGTGGCGCTGGCGAGCGTGATGATCCGTCGTCGCCGTCGCGCGGCGGCCTGA
- a CDS encoding oligopeptide transporter, OPT family — protein sequence MQKDQGVRELTVRGVILGGAITLLFTAANVYLGLKVGLTFATSIPAAVISMALLRLVGNSNILENNIVQTIASAAGTLSAIIFVLPGLIMVGWWQGFPYWTTVAVCAIGGTLGVMFSVPLRRALVTGSDLPYPEGVAAAEVLKVGFGSAEGKAENAKGLRMIIVGSLISAGYALLGAMRLAASEVAKNFKIGSAATGASTSLSMALIGVGHLVGLSVGIAMLVGMLISWVGLVPLLTAMHGVGDNVDKIVNTTFRTEVRFIGAGVIGVAALWSLFRIMGPITKGIRAAMAASKARSAGTELELTERDLPIGLVGGVILALLVPIAALLWYFSSGTAIAPGIWPVILGTLVFVVVVGAIIASVCGYMAGLIGASNSPVSGVGILSVIGAAVLLVLFYGHGGSPEQTKALVAYALFTTGIVFSIATIANDNLQDLKTGQLVGATPWRQQVALVYGVIFGSLVIPPVLDLLNKAFGFAGAPGAGEHALAAPQAALISALAKGVLGGDISWNLIGWGALLGVGTIILDEVLRKTGKMRLPPLCVGMGIYLPMALTLLIPVGAVISHYYDKWADGQKNPEFAKRMGVLAATGLIVGESLFGVAFAGVVAVAGTDTPLAVVGDSFEKPGIIIGILLFAGAIAALYRYSRRSCQTG from the coding sequence ATGCAAAAAGACCAAGGTGTTCGCGAACTCACGGTCCGGGGTGTCATTTTGGGTGGTGCCATCACGCTGCTGTTCACCGCCGCCAACGTGTATCTGGGGCTGAAGGTCGGCCTGACCTTCGCCACTTCGATCCCGGCGGCGGTCATCTCCATGGCGCTGCTGCGCCTGGTCGGGAATTCCAACATTCTCGAGAACAACATCGTCCAGACGATCGCCTCCGCCGCCGGCACGCTGTCCGCGATCATCTTCGTGCTCCCCGGCCTGATCATGGTCGGCTGGTGGCAGGGCTTTCCCTACTGGACCACGGTGGCCGTCTGCGCGATCGGCGGGACGCTGGGAGTCATGTTCTCCGTCCCGCTGCGCCGGGCGCTGGTGACGGGCTCCGACCTGCCTTACCCGGAGGGCGTCGCCGCCGCCGAGGTGCTGAAGGTCGGCTTCGGCTCCGCCGAGGGCAAGGCGGAGAACGCCAAGGGCCTGCGCATGATCATCGTCGGCTCGCTGATTTCCGCCGGCTACGCGCTGCTTGGAGCGATGCGCCTCGCGGCGAGCGAGGTCGCGAAAAACTTCAAAATCGGTTCGGCCGCCACGGGTGCCTCGACGAGCCTCTCGATGGCGCTTATCGGCGTCGGCCACCTCGTCGGCCTGTCGGTCGGCATCGCCATGCTGGTCGGCATGCTCATCTCCTGGGTTGGCCTGGTGCCGCTGCTCACCGCCATGCACGGCGTGGGCGACAACGTCGACAAGATCGTCAACACCACTTTCCGCACCGAGGTGCGGTTCATCGGTGCCGGCGTGATCGGCGTCGCGGCGCTGTGGAGCCTGTTCCGGATCATGGGCCCGATCACCAAGGGCATCCGCGCGGCCATGGCGGCGTCCAAGGCGCGGTCGGCCGGGACCGAACTCGAGCTCACCGAGCGCGACCTGCCCATCGGCCTCGTCGGCGGCGTCATCCTCGCCCTGCTCGTGCCGATCGCCGCGCTCCTCTGGTATTTCAGCTCCGGCACCGCCATCGCTCCGGGCATCTGGCCGGTCATCCTCGGCACGCTGGTCTTTGTCGTCGTGGTCGGCGCCATCATCGCGTCGGTCTGCGGCTACATGGCCGGCCTGATCGGCGCTTCGAACAGCCCCGTCTCCGGCGTGGGCATCCTCAGCGTGATCGGGGCGGCGGTGCTCCTCGTGCTGTTCTATGGACACGGTGGCAGCCCGGAGCAGACCAAAGCGCTCGTCGCCTACGCGCTCTTCACCACCGGCATCGTGTTTTCCATCGCGACGATCGCGAACGACAACCTGCAGGACCTGAAGACCGGGCAGCTGGTCGGGGCGACGCCCTGGCGGCAGCAGGTGGCGCTGGTTTACGGCGTCATCTTCGGCTCGCTGGTGATCCCGCCCGTCCTCGACCTGCTCAACAAGGCCTTCGGCTTCGCCGGGGCGCCCGGAGCGGGCGAGCATGCGCTGGCCGCGCCGCAGGCCGCGCTCATCTCCGCGCTGGCCAAAGGCGTGCTCGGCGGCGACATCAGCTGGAACCTCATCGGCTGGGGCGCGCTGCTCGGTGTGGGCACCATCATCCTCGACGAGGTGCTGCGCAAGACCGGCAAGATGCGGCTGCCGCCGCTGTGCGTCGGCATGGGCATCTACCTGCCGATGGCGCTGACCCTCCTGATTCCCGTGGGCGCCGTGATCAGCCACTATTACGACAAATGGGCCGACGGCCAAAAGAACCCCGAGTTTGCCAAGCGCATGGGCGTGCTGGCGGCCACCGGGTTGATCGTAGGTGAGAGTCTTTTCGGCGTCGCGTTCGCCGGCGTCGTCGCCGTGGCGGGCACCGACACGCCGCTGGCGGTCGTCGGGGACAGCTTCGAGAAGCCGGGCATCATCATCGGGATACTGCTGTTCGCGGGCGCCATCGCCGCGTTGTATCGCTACTCCCGCCGCAGCTGCCAGACGGGCTGA
- a CDS encoding 2-dehydropantoate 2-reductase, producing the protein MSAHLPTHPRIAIVGAGALGCYYGARLARAGQEVHFLVRSGRAAIMARGIRVKSPGERFHLKKVQTHASAEDIGPCDLVIVTVKATANAALAKLLPPLMGPNTLVLTLQNGLGVEEPVAEVVGGERVLGAICFVGVTRTAPGVVQCSFPGLIMLGEFGRPAQARTREVAALFEAAGVKCEAQDNLEELRWKKLVWNVPFNGLAIAAGGVTTDVLMADEGLRTLARRLMEELLEAAAKFGHTIPRTFMDLQFDRTARLGKYEPSSLIDFREGRPIELEEIWGEPVRRAKSVGVPVPRLEMLYWLIKRLLAARDGPKKRR; encoded by the coding sequence GTGAGCGCCCATCTTCCTACCCATCCCCGCATAGCCATCGTCGGTGCCGGCGCGCTCGGCTGTTATTACGGCGCCCGGCTGGCCAGGGCCGGCCAGGAGGTCCATTTCCTCGTGCGCAGCGGCCGGGCGGCCATCATGGCCCGGGGCATCCGCGTCAAATCGCCGGGCGAACGCTTCCATCTCAAAAAGGTGCAGACCCACGCCTCGGCCGAGGACATCGGCCCGTGCGACCTCGTCATCGTCACCGTCAAGGCCACGGCCAACGCCGCGCTGGCCAAGCTTCTGCCGCCGTTGATGGGTCCGAACACGCTCGTGCTCACCCTGCAGAACGGCCTCGGGGTCGAGGAACCCGTCGCGGAGGTCGTGGGCGGCGAGCGCGTGCTCGGGGCCATTTGCTTTGTCGGCGTCACCCGCACCGCGCCGGGCGTGGTGCAGTGTTCCTTTCCGGGCCTGATCATGCTGGGCGAGTTCGGCCGGCCGGCGCAGGCCCGCACGCGCGAGGTTGCCGCGCTCTTCGAGGCCGCCGGCGTCAAGTGCGAGGCGCAGGACAATCTCGAGGAACTGCGCTGGAAGAAGCTCGTGTGGAACGTGCCGTTCAACGGCCTCGCCATCGCGGCGGGCGGCGTCACGACCGACGTCCTCATGGCCGACGAGGGCCTGCGCACGCTGGCCCGGCGCCTGATGGAGGAGCTCCTCGAGGCGGCGGCCAAGTTCGGACACACGATCCCGCGCACGTTCATGGACCTGCAGTTCGACCGCACGGCCCGGCTCGGCAAATACGAGCCGTCGAGCCTGATTGATTTTCGCGAGGGCCGCCCGATCGAGCTCGAGGAAATCTGGGGCGAGCCCGTGCGCCGCGCCAAGTCCGTCGGCGTGCCTGTGCCGCGCCTGGAGATGCTCTACTGGCTGATCAAGCGGCTGCTGGCCGCGCGGGACGGGCCGAAGAAGCGCCGCTGA
- the panC gene encoding pantoate--beta-alanine ligase has protein sequence MQKLDKINAMQSAAAELRSAGRRVALIPTMGGLHAGHASLIRKAQEGGAAVVVSAFVNPLQFGPSEDFAKYPRNPSGDAQLCEKENVAVLFAPPAEEMFPRGFSTHLQEEAVSKHLCGVSRTALFRGMLTCWLKLLNIVRPDLLVMGEKDAQQIAVVRKAAADLLLPVEIVTTPIVRDADGLAVSTRNNYLSPTQREEALAVYASLRRAKEMVESGVKSTDRLVAEVTHLIAAKRRLRVIYISVVDRHTMEQLREVTPGQCLMAISFWVDEVRLTDNMPL, from the coding sequence ATGCAGAAGCTAGACAAAATCAACGCGATGCAATCCGCCGCCGCCGAGTTACGGTCGGCCGGCCGGCGCGTGGCGCTGATCCCGACCATGGGCGGCCTGCACGCCGGCCACGCCAGTCTCATTCGGAAGGCGCAGGAGGGTGGGGCGGCCGTCGTGGTGTCCGCTTTTGTGAATCCGTTGCAGTTCGGCCCCAGCGAGGATTTCGCCAAATACCCCCGCAACCCGTCCGGCGACGCCCAGCTGTGCGAGAAGGAAAACGTGGCGGTGTTATTCGCCCCGCCGGCCGAGGAGATGTTTCCGCGCGGATTTTCCACCCATTTGCAGGAAGAGGCCGTCAGCAAGCACCTGTGCGGCGTGTCGCGCACGGCGCTGTTCCGCGGCATGCTGACCTGCTGGCTGAAACTCCTCAACATCGTGCGGCCCGATCTGCTCGTGATGGGCGAGAAGGACGCCCAGCAGATCGCGGTGGTGCGCAAAGCCGCCGCCGACCTCTTGCTGCCGGTGGAAATCGTGACCACGCCGATCGTGCGCGACGCCGATGGCCTCGCCGTGAGCACCCGCAACAATTACCTGTCGCCCACCCAGCGCGAGGAGGCCCTGGCGGTCTACGCTTCGCTGCGCCGGGCGAAGGAAATGGTCGAGTCGGGGGTAAAAAGCACCGACCGGCTTGTCGCGGAAGTCACTCACCTGATCGCGGCCAAGCGGCGGCTGCGCGTGATCTATATTTCGGTCGTTGATCGCCATACGATGGAGCAATTGCGCGAGGTCACGCCCGGCCAGTGCCTCATGGCCATCTCCTTCTGGGTGGATGAGGTGCGGCTGACCGATAACATGCCTTTGTAG